The following are encoded in a window of Ensifer adhaerens genomic DNA:
- a CDS encoding FkbM family methyltransferase, which translates to MFEKEAYWVSWLRWHLYRKRRGKQGDAFKGALLKMRTAVRRLPRGALVLDCGANVGDVSGYFLAKGMKVIAFEPDPTALAVLKARFPNEPRLVIEQKAVGAAAGFAPFYQTEALADGNIKETIASSLMRRDVHTTAPVAQVEIANLAEYIRGLPERVRILKLDIEGYEAEVLEALLAERLERQIDLILVETHEFFSEELAARIGALRLRIEREKITNVCLDWH; encoded by the coding sequence ATGTTTGAGAAGGAAGCCTACTGGGTTTCGTGGTTGCGCTGGCATCTCTATCGAAAGCGCAGGGGCAAGCAGGGAGATGCCTTCAAGGGTGCCCTGCTGAAAATGCGGACGGCCGTGCGCAGACTGCCAAGGGGTGCACTGGTGCTTGATTGCGGCGCCAACGTCGGTGACGTCAGCGGCTATTTCCTGGCCAAGGGAATGAAGGTAATCGCGTTTGAGCCGGACCCGACTGCACTTGCGGTCCTCAAAGCGCGCTTCCCGAACGAGCCGCGACTGGTCATCGAGCAGAAGGCTGTCGGGGCGGCCGCCGGCTTTGCGCCTTTCTATCAGACCGAGGCGCTTGCCGATGGCAACATCAAGGAGACGATTGCCTCCTCCTTGATGCGTCGCGACGTTCACACGACGGCACCCGTTGCTCAGGTGGAGATCGCCAACCTGGCTGAATACATTCGTGGTTTGCCGGAGCGCGTGCGCATCCTCAAACTCGACATTGAAGGTTACGAGGCTGAAGTCCTCGAAGCCCTGCTCGCGGAACGCCTCGAGCGTCAGATCGACTTGATCCTGGTGGAAACCCATGAATTCTTCTCGGAAGAGCTAGCCGCTCGGATCGGTGCGCTGCGCTTGCGGATCGAACGGGAGAAGATCACGAATGTCTGCCTGGATTGGCACTAG
- a CDS encoding ISNCY family transposase: MSCLITMSQKELHRLEVIQKIRDERLSVVQAAELLNLSRSQIHRLLQAYDQDGPAGLVSKKRSRPSNRRHGEDFRNAALDLIRERYLDFGPTLAREKLIELHRISVAKETLRQWMTEAGIWISRRERKKRVFQPRGRRDCFGELVQIDGSHHWWFENRGPKCALLVYIDDATGKLLHLRFAGSENTFDYLHATKAYLQQWGKPLAFYSDKHGVFRSLHASKKDRTSGLTQFGRALYELNIDIICANTPQAKGRVERANQTLQDRLVKEMRLRGIDTIEAANVYAPEFIADFNTRFGKQPRNPKDMHRPLSDHENLDGAMCRKEVRTLSQSLTLRYDKVLFILDPTEISRPLAGQKVIVCDYPDGRLEIMHESFALPYRTFDTLRSVHRAEVVDNKRLDDMLSIVAEMQAGRQQQRSKSGPSRTGQTDHMFGIRDGSTANGYQKRGPKPGRRTDFMNDPAVIARREKALMRRPAAE; encoded by the coding sequence ATGTCCTGTTTGATCACCATGTCGCAGAAAGAGTTGCATCGCCTCGAAGTCATCCAGAAGATCCGTGACGAGCGCCTGAGCGTTGTCCAGGCTGCCGAACTGCTCAACCTCAGTCGAAGTCAGATCCACAGACTGCTGCAGGCTTATGATCAAGATGGTCCGGCCGGTCTTGTTTCGAAGAAGCGATCCCGGCCGAGCAATCGGCGCCACGGCGAGGATTTCCGCAATGCGGCGCTGGATCTGATCCGCGAACGCTATCTGGATTTCGGTCCGACGCTGGCGCGCGAGAAGCTCATCGAGCTGCACCGGATTTCTGTTGCCAAGGAAACGCTGCGGCAATGGATGACCGAGGCTGGCATCTGGATCTCGCGTCGGGAACGCAAGAAACGGGTTTTCCAGCCACGTGGCCGGCGCGACTGCTTTGGCGAACTGGTGCAGATCGATGGATCGCATCACTGGTGGTTCGAGAACCGCGGCCCCAAATGCGCCCTGCTCGTCTATATTGATGACGCCACCGGCAAGCTTTTACATCTTCGCTTTGCTGGATCGGAGAATACATTCGATTATCTGCACGCGACGAAGGCCTATCTGCAGCAATGGGGCAAGCCGCTGGCCTTCTACAGCGACAAGCACGGCGTTTTCCGCTCGCTCCATGCGTCGAAGAAAGACCGGACAAGCGGCCTGACGCAGTTCGGACGGGCGCTCTATGAACTCAATATCGACATCATCTGTGCCAACACCCCGCAGGCCAAGGGTCGAGTGGAGCGTGCCAACCAGACATTGCAGGATCGGCTGGTCAAGGAGATGCGACTTCGCGGCATCGATACGATCGAAGCTGCCAATGTCTATGCGCCTGAGTTCATTGCAGATTTCAACACTCGTTTTGGCAAGCAACCACGCAATCCGAAGGACATGCACCGGCCGCTGTCCGACCATGAGAACCTCGATGGTGCCATGTGCCGCAAGGAAGTGCGCACGCTGTCGCAATCCCTGACGCTGCGTTACGACAAGGTGCTGTTCATTCTCGATCCGACCGAGATTTCCAGGCCATTGGCGGGCCAGAAGGTGATTGTCTGCGATTATCCGGACGGTCGGCTTGAGATCATGCACGAGAGCTTTGCCCTGCCCTACAGGACCTTCGATACGTTGCGCTCGGTGCATCGTGCCGAGGTCGTCGACAACAAGCGGCTGGACGACATGCTGTCAATTGTCGCCGAGATGCAGGCCGGACGCCAACAGCAGCGCAGCAAGAGTGGTCCGAGCCGAACGGGCCAAACGGATCATATGTTCGGCATTCGAGACGGTAGCACAGCCAACGGCTACCAGAAGCGTGGTCCCAAGCCTGGCCGGCGGACGGATTTCATGAACGATCCGGCGGTGATTGCGCGACGAGAGAAAGCGTTGATGAGGCGGCCAGCGGCGGAATAA
- a CDS encoding ISNCY family transposase, whose translation MGLIAMSERDLQRIEVLSKVIAGRMTLVSAAHVLELSTRQVRRLLERISTGGAASIRHQAIGRPSNNRICDGVRDYAMTIVHERYADFGPTLAAEKLAERDGLTVSRETLRQWMSEAGLWLSRKQRRTFHQPRLRREAYGELVQIDGSEHRWFEDRGDPCSLLVFIDDATGKLMQLRFVRSESAFSYFEALELYLKAHGAPVAFYSDKHSVFRVAKKDAKGGQGMTQFGRALCELNIEILCANSSQAKGRVERMNRTLQDRLIKDLRLEGVCGMDDGNAFLPRFMERYNRQFAITPARSDDLHRPLNLAPDRLRDVLCKREQRYVGAQLTFSYERQRIMLEETEVTRGLVGRYVETYALADGRLDVRWKGHSLPYRVFDKDQRVTHAAITENKRLGELLTYIKERQEQQTKPAVKTNSEKNGYVRRARGPGRRKDFMNDPAVIARRRQALSDLDAAE comes from the coding sequence ATGGGATTGATTGCGATGAGCGAGCGCGATCTGCAGCGGATTGAGGTTTTGTCGAAGGTGATCGCCGGACGCATGACGTTGGTGTCGGCGGCACATGTGCTTGAGCTGAGCACCCGCCAGGTTCGCCGGTTGCTGGAGCGGATCAGCACTGGCGGTGCGGCGTCGATCCGGCACCAGGCGATCGGCCGGCCATCGAACAACCGGATCTGCGACGGCGTACGCGATTACGCCATGACGATCGTGCACGAGCGTTATGCCGACTTTGGTCCGACGCTGGCGGCCGAGAAGCTTGCGGAGCGTGATGGTCTGACGGTGTCGCGCGAGACCTTGCGCCAATGGATGTCGGAGGCCGGCTTGTGGCTGTCGCGCAAGCAGCGACGGACGTTCCATCAGCCGCGGCTGCGGCGCGAGGCCTACGGCGAGTTGGTTCAGATCGACGGTTCCGAGCATCGCTGGTTCGAAGATCGCGGCGATCCATGTTCATTGCTGGTGTTCATCGATGATGCGACCGGCAAGCTGATGCAGTTGCGGTTTGTGCGCTCGGAAAGTGCGTTCAGCTATTTCGAGGCGCTGGAACTCTATCTGAAGGCGCATGGTGCTCCCGTCGCCTTCTATTCCGACAAGCATTCGGTGTTCCGGGTTGCGAAGAAGGATGCCAAGGGCGGCCAAGGCATGACCCAGTTCGGGCGTGCACTTTGCGAGTTAAACATCGAGATTCTTTGCGCAAACTCGAGTCAAGCCAAGGGCCGGGTCGAGCGGATGAACCGGACGCTACAGGACCGGTTGATTAAGGATCTGCGTCTGGAGGGCGTCTGCGGCATGGACGACGGCAACGCTTTCCTGCCTCGGTTCATGGAGCGCTATAACCGCCAGTTTGCCATTACCCCTGCCCGATCTGATGATCTGCATCGGCCGCTGAACCTTGCCCCGGATCGGCTGCGCGACGTGCTATGCAAACGTGAGCAGCGTTATGTCGGTGCCCAGTTGACGTTTTCGTACGAGCGCCAGCGGATCATGCTGGAAGAGACCGAGGTGACGCGCGGGCTGGTCGGTCGCTATGTCGAGACCTACGCGCTTGCCGACGGCAGGCTGGATGTGCGTTGGAAGGGGCATTCCCTACCCTACCGGGTGTTCGACAAGGACCAGCGGGTGACGCATGCGGCGATCACCGAGAACAAGCGGCTCGGTGAACTCCTGACCTACATCAAGGAACGTCAGGAGCAGCAGACGAAGCCCGCCGTGAAGACGAACAGCGAGAAGAACGGCTACGTTCGACGCGCGCGCGGCCCGGGACGTCGGAAGGATTTCATGAACGATCCTGCGGTCATTGCCCGGCGGCGACAGGCGCTCTCTGACCTCGATGCGGCGGAATGA
- a CDS encoding NADPH-dependent FMN reductase, with protein sequence MQTHKVGYLIGSLAKDSINRKLARALVRLAPAQLEMTEISFRELPLYSHDYDADFPPVATAFKEELAGVDAILFVTPEYNRSIPGGLKNAIDWASRPYGKNSFTRKPSAVIGTSPGSIGTAVAQQGLRSVLSFCNSPQMNAPEAYIQFTPGLISDDGEVTVQTTEQFLRGYMEEFAAFIARVLSVLPRDA encoded by the coding sequence ATGCAAACGCATAAGGTCGGATACTTGATTGGTAGTCTCGCCAAAGACTCCATAAATCGCAAGCTCGCCCGTGCACTGGTGAGGTTGGCTCCTGCACAGCTTGAAATGACAGAAATATCGTTCAGGGAACTCCCGCTCTATAGCCATGACTATGATGCCGATTTTCCGCCGGTCGCGACAGCTTTCAAAGAAGAGTTGGCTGGGGTCGACGCCATTCTCTTTGTAACCCCGGAATACAACCGTTCAATCCCGGGTGGCCTAAAAAACGCCATTGACTGGGCGAGTCGCCCCTACGGAAAGAACTCCTTCACACGCAAGCCTTCGGCTGTCATCGGGACATCGCCGGGCTCGATCGGAACCGCGGTAGCGCAACAAGGACTGCGCAGTGTTCTTAGCTTCTGCAATTCACCGCAGATGAACGCCCCAGAAGCCTACATTCAATTCACTCCGGGGCTGATTTCCGACGACGGAGAAGTGACGGTGCAAACGACCGAGCAGTTTCTCCGTGGCTACATGGAAGAGTTTGCAGCCTTCATTGCGCGCGTGCTCTCTGTCCTGCCTCGCGACGCTTGA
- a CDS encoding GNAT family N-acetyltransferase: MQTIATERLILRQWREDNFEAFARFWGDPVTTAFVGGPIKREDAWRRMLSFIGHWHLRDFGFFVVEDIKTGEMAGYCGAQLPLDKLEPELGWGIYPQFQGQGYATEAMLAVLDFAASKLGWRTAISLITDDNLASQAVARKLGGALERHVDISGMRYGVYRHVFGDSSI; encoded by the coding sequence GTGCAAACTATAGCAACTGAACGACTGATATTGCGCCAATGGCGCGAGGACAATTTTGAGGCCTTCGCTCGATTCTGGGGGGACCCCGTCACCACCGCCTTCGTCGGGGGTCCGATCAAGCGTGAGGATGCCTGGCGAAGGATGTTGTCGTTCATCGGTCATTGGCACTTGCGCGACTTTGGCTTTTTCGTTGTCGAGGATATTAAAACAGGTGAAATGGCGGGCTACTGCGGAGCGCAGCTTCCTTTGGACAAGCTTGAACCTGAATTGGGATGGGGCATTTACCCCCAGTTCCAGGGGCAAGGCTATGCTACCGAGGCGATGCTTGCCGTTCTCGACTTCGCAGCCAGCAAACTTGGCTGGAGGACGGCAATAAGCCTGATCACTGATGACAATTTGGCTTCCCAAGCGGTCGCGAGAAAACTTGGAGGCGCGCTTGAGCGACACGTGGATATCAGTGGCATGCGCTACGGCGTATACCGGCACGTCTTTGGAGATTCGTCGATTTAG
- a CDS encoding MFS transporter, producing MTNSRRAITFSLLIICATLSLAGTDLVLPAVPQLPEIFGTDRATAQLVLAAYVGGGGLGLLLYGRLADHFSRKALLFSSLAGFAAASLACAFSPNITALIALRFVQGVASAAAPVFGPGLIRQLFSDKAAVRAIGFLGSVESLVPALAPIFGVLLLSHFGWQSSFELLGVLTMLAAVLILVLGLPREEEPSDTLGSYGQLLTDRVFMRYALSQALTLGGLLTFVFGAPTVIVASMGGSLNDFIIMQVINISGFIIVANLTARIAERFGAENVILTGTVMAALSALALFAYGLMGGTNTLMLPLLFTPMAIGLGLRGPIGFYRGILASGANNARGSALIVFFIFMITTLGTVIAAPIIAAGLAALAFVACAIHLLSVALLLLLPAMPEPTRDAAGVPTL from the coding sequence ATGACAAATTCGCGTCGCGCCATCACGTTTTCACTTCTCATCATCTGTGCAACGCTATCGCTGGCAGGGACCGACCTCGTCTTGCCGGCCGTTCCGCAATTGCCTGAAATCTTCGGCACTGACCGGGCGACCGCGCAGCTGGTGCTTGCCGCCTATGTCGGCGGCGGCGGTCTCGGCCTGCTTCTTTATGGGCGCCTGGCGGACCACTTTTCGCGCAAGGCGCTGCTTTTCTCTTCGCTCGCCGGATTTGCAGCCGCCTCGCTCGCCTGTGCCTTCTCGCCAAATATCACGGCACTTATCGCGCTGAGGTTCGTTCAAGGCGTGGCGTCTGCGGCGGCTCCGGTCTTTGGCCCAGGGTTGATCCGGCAGCTGTTCAGCGACAAGGCGGCGGTGCGCGCCATCGGGTTTCTCGGCAGCGTGGAATCGCTGGTGCCGGCGCTTGCGCCGATCTTCGGCGTGCTGCTGCTTTCGCATTTCGGATGGCAATCGTCATTCGAGCTGCTGGGTGTTTTGACGATGCTCGCTGCGGTCCTCATACTCGTGCTTGGGCTGCCCCGTGAGGAAGAACCCTCCGACACGCTCGGTAGTTATGGGCAACTGCTCACGGATCGCGTCTTCATGCGATACGCGCTCAGCCAGGCCCTGACGCTCGGCGGACTGCTCACCTTCGTCTTCGGCGCGCCGACAGTCATCGTCGCGTCGATGGGCGGCTCTCTGAACGACTTCATCATCATGCAGGTCATCAACATTTCCGGGTTCATCATCGTCGCCAATCTGACCGCCCGGATTGCCGAACGTTTTGGCGCTGAAAACGTCATCCTGACCGGCACCGTCATGGCTGCCTTGAGTGCCCTTGCGCTGTTCGCCTACGGTCTCATGGGCGGTACCAACACGCTGATGTTGCCTCTATTGTTTACGCCCATGGCGATTGGCCTGGGTCTTCGCGGCCCCATTGGCTTCTATCGCGGCATTCTTGCTTCGGGTGCCAATAATGCGCGCGGATCGGCGCTGATCGTCTTTTTCATCTTCATGATCACCACGCTTGGAACCGTCATCGCCGCGCCAATCATCGCAGCCGGGCTCGCGGCGCTCGCGTTCGTCGCCTGTGCTATCCACCTCCTGTCGGTGGCCCTCCTGCTCCTGCTTCCGGCAATGCCGGAGCCAACGCGCGATGCTGCCGGCGTACCCACGCTGTAG
- a CDS encoding helix-turn-helix domain-containing protein — protein sequence MELDLKVSALPLGCRLRRFRRLRQIKQETLAADLGVSQGLLSRWEAGQHEPSAKARARVETLLERHESVGIDLTLRRLIETAPFPVHLVCDDTHALLSVSPARQAQWRISAASFFGVSLWRYATAEIIERELQLQELGWFEEVWSGAVQFTTGGSDDPDMPIPPSIIRWERIGISDGRVGRLVTSIDPI from the coding sequence ATGGAGCTTGATCTGAAGGTTAGCGCTTTGCCGCTCGGATGCCGGCTTCGACGCTTCCGCAGGCTCAGGCAGATCAAGCAGGAAACGTTGGCGGCGGATCTTGGCGTATCGCAGGGTCTGCTATCGCGATGGGAAGCCGGCCAGCATGAGCCTTCAGCAAAGGCCCGGGCCCGGGTCGAGACGCTGCTCGAGCGGCATGAGAGCGTCGGGATAGACTTGACATTGCGTCGGCTCATCGAAACGGCGCCGTTTCCGGTTCACCTTGTTTGCGACGACACCCATGCGCTTTTGAGCGTCTCACCGGCCAGGCAAGCCCAGTGGCGGATCTCTGCCGCGTCCTTTTTCGGCGTCTCGCTATGGCGATACGCGACGGCGGAAATCATCGAGAGAGAGCTTCAACTGCAAGAACTTGGCTGGTTTGAAGAGGTCTGGTCGGGAGCCGTCCAGTTCACGACCGGCGGCAGCGACGACCCCGATATGCCGATCCCCCCGAGCATCATCCGATGGGAACGAATAGGCATTTCCGACGGGCGCGTCGGCCGCCTGGTAACCAGTATCGATCCCATCTGA